The Blastocatellia bacterium genome contains a region encoding:
- a CDS encoding S41 family peptidase — translation MKPLLCLATVLFLSTAIYGQNDPLWLRYPAISPDGQTLLFEYKGDIWSVPTAGGTAVPLTLSESYEFAPVWSHDGKSIAFASDRYGSFDVFIMPAGGGDAKRLTYHSSREAPLSFTADDKAILFAAQRQDLATNAQFPTPGMTELYSVPVNGGRVSLILTSPALDATVSSTGDKIIFHDYKGYESDWRKHHTSSVTRDVWVYDVPSKKYTQLTSFKGEDRNPVFDSNDNDFYYLSEQSGSFNVYKSSLAHPDKSTAVTHLTKHPVRFLTRANNGTLAFSYDGQLYTMKPGSEPQKVNVRIAADGRSSIEQIVPINGGMTEAKLSPNGKEFAFVFRGEIFVSSMDGKMVKRVTDTPWQERTVSFSPDGRSLVYAAERDNNWNIYTVSISRKQEPYFCVSTVLKEETVLATPAEEFQPAYSPDGKEIAYLENRQTLKVYNIASKQTRTVLPADKNYSYADGDQYYEWSPDSKWFLVQFAHAERMFSPEVGLVSADGGEVHNLTQSGYDNFNPKWAMDGKMMIWGSDREGARNQAGDPQQGDVYGMYFTKAFYDRQRLTKEEFALLKEQEDKDKKDAEEKAKASGPSPGASPAASPAASPKPEDKKIVIDWGGLTDRKTRLTIHTSSASGWVLSKDGEKLFYLTNFEKGNDLWVTELRTRDTKLFAKLGANRTSMELSPDGKFLFVLAEGRAMKIDVESGKAEPIAFATEMVLNYSAEKAYIFDHSWRQFKEKLIFPDLQKVDWEFYYTAYKRFLPYINNNYDFAEMLSEMLGEMNVSHTGCYYSPQFPNGDQTASLGLLYDYDHTGSGVKIAEVIQGGPVDLAASSIKAGNIIEAIDGTTIDASMDFYKLLNRKAGKYTLLSVFDPVNNKRWDETVKPVTRGDEGELLYKRWVRQRRAEVDKLSGGRIGYIHVRAMNDPSMRTVFDEALGLNVSKDAIIIDTRFNGGGGIHEQLSDFLSGKKYFDVIPHGQYIGSEPFDKWIKPSIVLMGESNYSDAHLFPLAYKAKNLGLLVGMPVPGTGTFVWWENQIDPTLRFGIPMGCWRTMDGKCAENVQTEPDIRVMNEPTVMSSGHDQQIEAAVKELMKKR, via the coding sequence ATGAAACCGTTACTTTGCCTCGCGACCGTTCTCTTCCTGTCTACGGCCATCTACGGCCAAAACGATCCGCTGTGGCTGCGATACCCGGCGATCTCGCCGGACGGGCAGACCCTGCTTTTCGAATACAAAGGCGACATCTGGTCAGTCCCCACGGCGGGCGGCACCGCAGTGCCGCTTACCCTGAGCGAGTCCTACGAATTTGCTCCCGTATGGAGCCATGACGGCAAGTCGATTGCGTTCGCATCGGACCGGTACGGCAGCTTCGACGTGTTCATAATGCCGGCCGGCGGCGGGGATGCGAAAAGGCTCACATACCACTCGAGCCGCGAAGCGCCGCTCTCGTTTACGGCGGACGACAAGGCCATCCTCTTTGCAGCCCAGCGGCAGGATCTGGCGACCAATGCGCAGTTTCCCACGCCCGGCATGACCGAACTTTACAGCGTGCCGGTCAACGGTGGCCGTGTTTCGCTGATATTGACGTCGCCGGCTCTCGACGCAACTGTCAGTTCAACGGGCGATAAGATCATCTTTCACGACTACAAGGGGTACGAGAGCGACTGGCGAAAACACCACACCTCGTCCGTCACTCGTGACGTTTGGGTGTACGACGTCCCGTCGAAAAAATACACTCAGCTGACGAGCTTCAAGGGTGAGGACCGCAATCCGGTCTTCGACTCTAACGACAACGATTTTTACTACCTCAGCGAGCAAAGCGGCAGCTTTAATGTGTACAAAAGCAGCCTTGCTCATCCCGACAAGTCGACCGCGGTCACACATCTTACAAAGCATCCCGTGCGCTTTCTCACCCGCGCCAACAATGGCACGCTTGCTTTCTCGTACGACGGCCAGCTCTACACGATGAAACCCGGCAGTGAGCCGCAAAAGGTCAACGTGCGGATCGCCGCCGACGGTCGCAGCTCCATTGAGCAGATCGTCCCGATCAATGGCGGAATGACCGAGGCAAAACTGTCGCCGAATGGGAAGGAGTTCGCATTCGTATTCCGCGGCGAGATCTTTGTCTCATCGATGGACGGCAAGATGGTCAAGAGGGTCACGGATACCCCTTGGCAGGAGCGCACCGTAAGTTTCAGCCCCGACGGCCGCTCACTCGTGTACGCCGCTGAGCGCGACAACAACTGGAATATCTACACCGTCTCGATCTCACGCAAGCAGGAACCGTACTTCTGTGTGTCGACCGTCCTCAAAGAGGAGACAGTCCTGGCTACACCTGCCGAGGAATTCCAGCCGGCCTATTCGCCCGACGGCAAAGAGATCGCGTACCTCGAAAACCGGCAGACGCTTAAGGTCTATAACATCGCTTCAAAACAAACACGCACGGTCCTGCCCGCGGACAAGAATTATTCATACGCCGATGGCGATCAGTATTATGAATGGTCGCCCGACTCGAAGTGGTTCCTGGTCCAATTTGCGCATGCTGAGCGGATGTTCAGCCCCGAGGTAGGACTCGTCTCGGCCGACGGCGGCGAAGTGCATAACCTCACCCAGAGCGGCTATGACAACTTCAACCCTAAGTGGGCAATGGACGGCAAGATGATGATCTGGGGTTCCGACCGCGAAGGCGCAAGAAACCAGGCCGGTGACCCGCAGCAGGGCGACGTCTACGGGATGTACTTCACAAAGGCATTCTACGACCGCCAGCGCCTCACGAAGGAAGAGTTCGCCCTTCTGAAAGAGCAAGAGGATAAAGACAAAAAGGACGCCGAGGAAAAAGCCAAGGCGAGCGGTCCGTCTCCTGGCGCTTCGCCAGCCGCGTCTCCCGCTGCTTCGCCAAAGCCCGAGGACAAAAAGATCGTTATCGACTGGGGCGGACTGACCGACCGCAAAACTCGGCTGACGATCCACACATCGAGCGCGTCCGGCTGGGTCCTCTCGAAGGACGGCGAAAAGCTCTTTTACCTCACTAATTTCGAGAAAGGCAACGATCTATGGGTCACGGAACTCCGTACGCGCGACACAAAGCTCTTCGCAAAACTTGGCGCGAACAGGACATCAATGGAGCTTTCGCCGGACGGGAAATTCCTCTTTGTACTTGCCGAGGGGCGAGCCATGAAGATCGACGTCGAAAGCGGCAAGGCCGAACCTATCGCCTTCGCGACCGAGATGGTACTCAACTACTCGGCCGAGAAGGCATATATCTTCGACCATAGCTGGCGCCAATTCAAGGAGAAACTTATCTTCCCTGACCTGCAAAAGGTCGACTGGGAATTTTACTATACGGCGTACAAGCGTTTCCTGCCATACATCAACAATAATTACGATTTCGCCGAGATGCTGAGCGAGATGCTCGGCGAGATGAACGTCTCGCACACGGGCTGTTACTACAGCCCGCAGTTCCCTAACGGCGACCAAACGGCCTCGCTTGGCCTGCTTTACGACTACGACCACACCGGCAGCGGCGTGAAGATCGCTGAGGTCATCCAGGGTGGGCCCGTGGACCTCGCCGCTTCCTCGATCAAGGCCGGCAACATTATCGAAGCCATAGACGGCACGACGATTGACGCATCGATGGATTTTTACAAGCTGCTAAATCGCAAGGCCGGCAAGTACACGCTTCTTTCCGTTTTTGATCCCGTCAACAACAAGCGCTGGGACGAAACCGTGAAGCCGGTCACGCGCGGCGACGAGGGCGAGTTGCTTTATAAGCGGTGGGTCCGCCAGCGGCGGGCGGAGGTCGACAAGTTGTCGGGTGGCAGGATCGGCTACATTCACGTTCGCGCGATGAACGATCCAAGTATGCGTACTGTCTTTGACGAGGCTCTGGGGCTGAACGTCAGCAAGGACGCGATCATCATCGATACGCGATTCAACGGCGGCGGCGGCATCCATGAGCAGTTGTCGGATTTCCTGAGCGGCAAGAAGTATTTCGACGTCATCCCGCACGGACAGTATATTGGCAGCGAGCCTTTCGACAAGTGGATCAAGCCGTCAATCGTGCTGATGGGCGAGAGTAACTACTCGGACGCGCACCTTTTCCCGCTCGCGTACAAGGCGAAGAACCTCGGTCTCCTTGTCGGCATGCCCGTTCCGGGCACGGGCACGTTCGTCTGGTGGGAAAATCAGATCGATCCGACGCTGCGGTTCGGTATCCCGATGGGCTGCTGGCGCACGATGGACGGGAAATGCGCCGAGAACGTCCAGACCGAGCCGGACATCCGCGTCATGAACGAGCCCACCGTCATGTCGTCAGGCCACGACCAGCAGATCGAGGCGGCAGTTAAGGAGTTGATGAAAAAAAGGTAA
- a CDS encoding lipase family protein: protein MEDQPKPIPRATLDNVLPPNRDRIFFENSQNHPFRYNSSRFELVNAWWLAEASLLVYDEEAYIREEFRKAGLVDFMAFTGSSTQCFVASNNDFIVVAFRGTQVYKRGFKSVFHEIVADILADISIILVDSQQGGYVHKGFKKALDEIWKDQGEKQGLESYLNQIKNAAGHNRTLWITGHSLGAALATLAADRYGNVQGVYTFGSPRVGDGAFKDDYHINTYRFVNNNDIVTNVPLIGSYEPLRLPPLGIYRHVDGLKYIDSKGQINDNQKLSGRLRDRFTGYFSHQFNVLGHLRSGFLGDIPDDGFVDHAPLFYANHIWNNYLEEMRRFTR from the coding sequence ATGGAGGATCAACCTAAACCGATTCCAAGGGCAACTTTAGATAACGTCCTACCTCCTAACAGGGATCGAATCTTCTTTGAGAACAGCCAGAACCACCCGTTTCGATACAATTCTAGCAGGTTCGAATTGGTCAACGCCTGGTGGCTCGCGGAAGCTTCTTTGCTCGTTTACGATGAAGAGGCTTATATAAGGGAAGAATTTCGCAAGGCAGGCTTAGTAGATTTCATGGCCTTTACCGGCAGTAGCACACAATGTTTTGTAGCGTCTAACAACGACTTTATAGTAGTTGCCTTCAGAGGCACACAGGTTTATAAGCGAGGGTTCAAATCAGTTTTCCATGAAATAGTGGCTGATATATTGGCCGACATAAGTATAATTCTCGTAGATTCCCAGCAGGGAGGTTATGTTCACAAGGGGTTCAAGAAGGCCCTTGATGAAATCTGGAAAGATCAAGGCGAAAAACAGGGCCTTGAGTCCTATTTAAACCAAATCAAGAATGCCGCCGGTCATAACCGCACGCTGTGGATAACAGGACATAGTCTGGGAGCAGCTCTTGCTACTCTCGCTGCCGACCGGTACGGGAACGTGCAGGGGGTGTACACCTTTGGCTCACCGCGTGTTGGGGACGGAGCGTTTAAGGATGATTACCATATCAACACTTATCGATTCGTAAATAACAACGACATCGTGACCAACGTGCCGCTCATAGGCTCTTATGAACCATTAAGGCTCCCACCACTAGGCATCTACCGTCACGTGGATGGATTGAAGTATATAGATAGCAAAGGGCAGATCAACGATAATCAGAAGTTATCCGGCAGGCTGAGAGACAGGTTCACCGGTTATTTCAGTCACCAGTTCAACGTGCTTGGTCATCTCAGGTCCGGTTTTCTCGGTGATATTCCTGATGATGGATTTGTTGATCATGCCCCGCTTTTTTATGCGAATCATATTTGGAATAACTATCTCGAAGAAATGCGGCGCTTCACCCGATAG
- a CDS encoding arylesterase, with protein MRFWPSCLLFLTLLALAACKGGPSKASSPAMPANGVAKVVAFGDSLTAGYGLSPEESYPELLQKRLTADGLNYEVVNAGISGDTSAGGVRRINWTLEGGDVKVIIVELGANDILRGLDIAEMKENLSTIIEHAKKRGAQVLLAGMKAPTNSGIDYCRWTDEAFIDLAKEHNVALIPFLLDRVAGIPSLNQADGIHPNPAGARIVADTVYRYLKPMLEKTDKVASK; from the coding sequence GTGCGATTTTGGCCATCCTGTCTTCTGTTCTTGACGCTGCTGGCCCTGGCTGCATGCAAAGGCGGGCCGTCGAAAGCGTCGTCGCCCGCGATGCCGGCTAACGGTGTAGCGAAGGTCGTCGCCTTCGGCGACAGCCTGACTGCCGGATACGGCTTGAGCCCCGAAGAGAGCTACCCCGAGCTGTTGCAAAAGAGGCTCACGGCCGACGGCCTGAACTATGAAGTGGTCAACGCCGGCATCTCCGGCGACACCTCGGCGGGTGGTGTGCGGCGCATCAACTGGACGCTGGAGGGCGGCGATGTCAAGGTCATCATCGTCGAGCTGGGCGCCAACGACATCCTGCGCGGCCTCGACATCGCCGAAATGAAAGAGAATCTGAGTACAATCATCGAGCACGCCAAGAAGCGCGGCGCACAGGTACTGCTCGCCGGCATGAAAGCGCCGACCAATTCCGGCATCGATTACTGCCGCTGGACAGATGAGGCTTTCATCGACCTGGCGAAAGAGCATAACGTAGCGCTGATTCCATTCTTGCTCGACCGCGTCGCCGGCATCCCTTCGCTGAATCAAGCCGACGGCATCCACCCGAACCCGGCGGGCGCGCGCATCGTCGCCGACACGGTCTATCGCTATCTCAAGCCCATGCTCGAAAAGACCGATAAGGTGGCGTCGAAATAA